A region of Solanum dulcamara chromosome 7, daSolDulc1.2, whole genome shotgun sequence DNA encodes the following proteins:
- the LOC129894018 gene encoding uncharacterized protein LOC129894018 isoform X3 — protein MDYQTLMIGPPYHLSRRRVFHHGEAFCFMMVLFHIIIILAKGEPCSMKGQQNQAEYDACMSYKPNEEDGFSGDFSSGFVRVNPVPSQSLDSVCSHTDLFCFPPRLRGFLFEENNAQSQVEEASGVQSDVALPKGSDEENRNISRSSDSCIFKFLGGRTIYCYLSYEECYNELPCSCIRGNRANGVSFGEGPLSDDKYEKLKPKAEDETGSFNILGGSFPHVEINPPLLDWGEKYLYFPSLAFLNVKNTHRDSTLTVFEPYGTNSQFYPCNFSETLLAPGETTSICFVFLPTLLGLSSAQFVLQTSSGGFLVQAKGFAVESPYRIQPLVGLDISSSGRRSRNLSLYNPYNEAIHVEEITIWTSISSGDKTRYAKAICNMNNGEDSNNNFSLLGVKEWLDVKGDELGIPLVAIRPHRNWEIDPDKTETIIELDFPSHTGGEIFGAFSLQLLSSSKGKADTIIVPLKAELGKTSAHNELTDPLSLSIQTVEPCANDGTSVVAVSVRNDSPYILSIVKVSEAGENIKPFHVRYVEGLILFPGTVTQVAVVTYSSPSAQLLDPLVQAHEMSMNCKLLVSTNDSRTSEIEVACRDVVSLCSGGKYDSSTGQEEHSDEVELGNTRAISSSSSMRSPLEMKAVDTTMADESVLKNWKSHATASGMSVLDESEVVFPVIQVGSYHSQWITIENPSLKPILVQLVLNSWEIIDECKTSGSHLQPSLSSRIVANYSIAPKRYGFSLAENAVTEALLHPFGKASFGPILFQPAARCQWRSSALVRNNLSGVEWLTLKGSGGLLSLVLLDESEPVQNLDFKLNMPAPLNLSSSGVLYNIKDKFHACSLSLSKELHAKNVGDFPLEVKKIEISGTECGTDGFVINGCKGFSLEPEESIKLVISYHTDFSVATIHRDLELALATGILVIPMKASLPICVLHFCKRSLFWMRVKRLLVTILFLASLFFLVLWCIIPQVVAFGSHECLPKSEKSYMTSVSHAGKLSRMHPTEKQIGKFVFSFKLNGLLRSIGEGYNSVSDTQKGMEVSSSTESVAIQSSDTYETSKAGNLTVKIGKEKGRRRKKKKNSATALVGVFDVSSSHSGNSTPSSPLSPTSNSTPSRPSPQSADVDRPVKLINPFADVGNRQCKKSTHSEFASERNVLQREATLMFGGKKACPPQEKPAAPKRSASKPVLLPSATFPCADKSAPRLMCRQPLLASSSVIAPHLRAPGSKPPNQMAVKADEKTGIEEKFTYDIWGDHLSNLPPVGRSKKVLEMPPHALENSSSSFFLRGPQTLITNYQQITVSSDREG, from the exons ATGGATTATCAAACCCTAATGATCGGACCTCCATATCATCTCTCCCGCCG GAGAGTGTTTCACCATGGTGAAGCATTCTGCTTTATGATGGTTCTGTTCCATATCATCATTATTCTGGCTAAGGGTGAACCATGTTCAATGAAGGGACAGCAAAACCAAGCAGAGTATGATGCATGTATGTCCTACAAACCCAATGAGGAGGATGGTTTTAGTGGTGATTTTTCATCTGGTTTCGTTCGTGTGAATCCCGTGCCTAGTCAAAGTCTTGATAGCGTGTGTTCTCATACAGACTTGTTCTGCTTTCCTCCCAGATTGCGGGGGTTTTTGTTTGAAGAGAATAATGCACAATCACAAGTGGAAGAAGCTTCTGGGGTTCAATCTGATGTTGCTTTGCCTAAAGGGTCAGATGAAGAGAACAGAAATATTAGTAGGTCATCCGATTCTTGTATTTTCAAGTTCTTGGGTGGAAGAACAATTTACTGTTATCTGAGTTACGAGGAATGTTACAATGAATTGCCTTGTAGTTGTATAAGAGGGAACAGAGCAAATGGTGTTTCTTTTGGTGAAGGGCCTTTGTCTGAtgataaatatgaaaaattgaaaccAAAAGCAGAAGACGAGACAGGCAGTTTTAACATTCTGGGTGGTTCTTTCCCTCATGTAGAAATCAACCCCCCTTTGCTTGACTGGGGGGAGAAGTATTtatattttccttcattagcTTTTCTAAATGTTAAAAATACACACAGAGACAGCACACTGACTGTATTTGAACCTTATGGAACCAATTCTCAGTTTTATCCTTGCAATTTCAGCGAAACGTTGTTGGCACCTGGTGAAACTACATCGATTTGTTTTGTGTTCTTGCCTACATTGTTGGGTCTCTCTTCAGCGCAGTTTGTCTTGCAGACAAGCTCTGGTGGTTTCTTGGTTCAGGCTAAGGGCTTTGCTGTTGAATCCCCATATCGCATACAGCCTTTAGTCGGTCTTGATATTTCCTCTAGTGGAAGGCGTAGTAGGAATCTTTCTTTGTATAATCCTTACAATGAAGCCATCCATGTGGAGGAGATAACTATTTGGACGTCTATTTCTTCAGGAGATAAGACCCGTTATGCGAAGGCAATTTGTAATATGAATAATGGTGAAGATTCAAACAATAATTTTAGCTTGCTTGGTGTTAAGGAGTGGTTGGATGTCAAGGGTGATGAACTTGGTATCCCTCTTGTTGCAATTAGACCCCATAGGAATTGGGAAATTGATCCTGACAAAACTGAAACCATCATAGAATTAGATTTCCCTAGTCATACTGGGGGAGAGATATTTGGTGCCTTTTCTCTGCAGTTGCTTAGCTCTTCCAAAGGTAAAGCTGATACAATTATAGTCCCTCTCAAAGCAGAACTGGGCAAGACGTCGGCTCACAATGAGCTCACAGATCCACTTTCTTTGTCTATTCAAACTGTAGAACCATGTGCTAATGATGGTACTAGTGTTGTTGCTGTGTCAGTGAGAAATGATTCTCCTTACATATTGAGCATTGTCAAGGTAAGTGAGGCTGGAGAGAACATCAAGCCTTTTCATGTCAGATATGTTGAGGGATTAATACTCTTTCCTGGCACTGTTACGCAAGTTGCTGTGGTCACTTACAGTTCCCCATCTGCTCAGTTACTTGATCCTCTGGTGCAGGCTCATGAAATGAGCATGAACTGTAAATTGCTCGTATCAACTAATGACTCGAGAACTTCTGAGATTGAAGTTGCTTGCAGGGATGTAGTCAGCCTTTGTTCAGGAGGTAAATATGACTCTTCAACCGGTCAAGAAGAACACTCTGATGAAGTAGAACTTGGAAATACAAGAGCAATCTCTTCAAGCAGTAGCATGCGGTCACCATTAGAAATGAAG GCTGTGGATACAACAATGGCAGATGAGTCGGTATTGAAGAACTGGAAATCTCATGCTACTGCAAGTGGCATGTCCGTACTGGATGAAAGTGAAGTTGTGTTTCCAGTGATTCAAGTCGGAAGTTATCACTCTCAGTGGATCACAATAGAAAACCCAAGTCTAAAACCAATCTTGGTGCAGCTTGTTCTGAACTCCTGGGAAATTATTGATGAGTGCAAGACTTCAGGAAGCCATTTGCAGCCTTCTCTATCCAGTAGAATAGTTGCTAACTATTCTATTGCTCCAAAGAGATACGGTTTTTCGCTGGCAGAAAATGCAGTAACTGAAGCTCTTCTTCACCCTTTTGGTAAAGCATCGTTTGGTCCAATTTTATTTCAACCTGCAGCTAGATGTCAGTGGAGAAGTTCAGCTTTGGTTAGGAACAATCTTTCTGGTGTGGAGTGGTTAACTCTCAAAGGATCTGGCGGGTTGCTTTCTTTGGTCTTGCTTGATGAGTCTGAACCTGTACAGAACCTGGATTTCAAATTAAACATGCCAGCCCCTCTTAATCTCTCTTCTTCGGGTGTGTTATACAACATAAAGGATAAATTTCATGCATGTTCTCTGTCGTTGTCAAAGGAGCTTCATGCAAAGAACGTGGGGGACTTTCCCCTGGAggtcaaaaaaattgaaatctctGGAACGGAGTGTGGAACAGATGGGTTCGTAATAAATGGTTGTAAAGGTTTTTCTCTTGAACCTGAGGAGTCTATAAAGCTTGTGATATCATATCATACTGATTTTTCCGTTGCCACTATACATAGAGATCTTGAACTGGCTTTGGCAACTGGCATACTTGTTATACCAATGAAAGCTAGTCTTCCTATCTGTGTGCTTCATTTCTGCAAGAGGTCTTTGTTCTGGATGAGGGTGAAAAGATTGctcgtcacaattctttttctaGCTTCTTTGTTCTTTCTGGTTCTTTGGTGCATCATACCCCAAGTGGTGGCCTTTGGCTCCCATGAGTGCTTGCCTAAGAGTGAAAAAAGCTATATGACATCTGTTAGTCATGCTGGAAAATTGTCTCGTATGCATCCCACTGAGAAACAGATTGGCAAGTTTGTCTTCTCCTTTAAATTGAACGGTTTGCTTAGGTCAATTGGGGAAG GATATAACTCTGTATCAGATACCCAAAAGGGAATGGAAGTGTCATCCTCTACAGAGTCGGTAGCAATTCAgagttctgatacatatgaaACATCGAAAGCTGGTAATCTCACCGTCAAAAttggaaaagaaaaagggaGGAGGcggaagaagaaaaagaattctGCAACTGCTTTGGTTGGAGTTTTTGATGTTTCAAGTAGCCATAGTGGCAATTCTACACCATCGTCACCCTTGTctcctacctcaaattcaacaCCTAGTCGGCCATCTCCACAGTCTGCTGATGTGGATCGACCTGTTAAGCTCATCAATCCCTTTGCTGATGTTGGTAACCGTCAATGTAAAAAAAGTACACACTCCGAATTTGCATCTGAGAGGAATGTCTTGCAGAGAGAGGCAACATTAATGTTTGGTGGAAAAAAGGCTTGTCCTCCTCAAGAGAAGCCTGCTGCACCTAAAAGATCAGCCAGCAAACCTGTTCTTCTGCCATCAGCAACCTTCCCTTGTGCTGATAAATCTGCTCCTCGCTTGATGTGTCGTCAACCATTATTGGCTTCAAGTTCTGTAATTGCTCCACATTTGCGAGCTCCTGGATCTAAACCTCCAAATCAGATGGCAGTTAAAGCTGATGAAAAGACGGGTATAGAAGAAAAGTTTACTTATGATATTTGGGGTGACCATCTTTCCAATCTTCCCCCTGTAGGTAGGTCAAAGAAGGTATTGGAGATGCCTCCGCATGCTTTAGAAAACAGCTCCAGTAGTTTCTTTCTAAGGGGTCCACAGACTCTTATTACCAACTACCAACAAATAACTGTAAGTTCTGACCGTGAAGGTTAA
- the LOC129894018 gene encoding uncharacterized protein LOC129894018 isoform X1, with protein MDYQTLMIGPPYHLSRRRVFHHGEAFCFMMVLFHIIIILAKGEPCSMKGQQNQAEYDACMSYKPNEEDGFSGDFSSGFVRVNPVPSQSLDSVCSHTDLFCFPPRLRGFLFEENNAQSQVEEASGVQSDVALPKGSDEENRNISRSSDSCIFKFLGGRTIYCYLSYEECYNELPCSCIRGNRANGVSFGEGPLSDDKYEKLKPKAEDETGSFNILGGSFPHVEINPPLLDWGEKYLYFPSLAFLNVKNTHRDSTLTVFEPYGTNSQFYPCNFSETLLAPGETTSICFVFLPTLLGLSSAQFVLQTSSGGFLVQAKGFAVESPYRIQPLVGLDISSSGRRSRNLSLYNPYNEAIHVEEITIWTSISSGDKTRYAKAICNMNNGEDSNNNFSLLGVKEWLDVKGDELGIPLVAIRPHRNWEIDPDKTETIIELDFPSHTGGEIFGAFSLQLLSSSKGKADTIIVPLKAELGKTSAHNELTDPLSLSIQTVEPCANDGTSVVAVSVRNDSPYILSIVKVSEAGENIKPFHVRYVEGLILFPGTVTQVAVVTYSSPSAQLLDPLVQAHEMSMNCKLLVSTNDSRTSEIEVACRDVVSLCSGGKYDSSTGQEEHSDEVELGNTRAISSSSSMRSPLEMKAVDTTMADESVLKNWKSHATASGMSVLDESEVVFPVIQVGSYHSQWITIENPSLKPILVQLVLNSWEIIDECKTSGSHLQPSLSSRIVANYSIAPKRYGFSLAENAVTEALLHPFGKASFGPILFQPAARCQWRSSALVRNNLSGVEWLTLKGSGGLLSLVLLDESEPVQNLDFKLNMPAPLNLSSSGVLYNIKDKFHACSLSLSKELHAKNVGDFPLEVKKIEISGTECGTDGFVINGCKGFSLEPEESIKLVISYHTDFSVATIHRDLELALATGILVIPMKASLPICVLHFCKRSLFWMRVKRLLVTILFLASLFFLVLWCIIPQVVAFGSHECLPKSEKSYMTSVSHAGKLSRMHPTEKQIGKFVFSFKLNGLLRSIGEGEALSVESFSTCEDIQAVSQNQSVTDQNVNHCAGYNSVSDTQKGMEVSSSTESVAIQSSDTYETSKAGNLTVKIGKEKGRRRKKKKNSATALVGVFDVSSSHSGNSTPSSPLSPTSNSTPSRPSPQSADVDRPVKLINPFADVGNRQCKKSTHSEFASERNVLQREATLMFGGKKACPPQEKPAAPKRSASKPVLLPSATFPCADKSAPRLMCRQPLLASSSVIAPHLRAPGSKPPNQMAVKADEKTGIEEKFTYDIWGDHLSNLPPVGRSKKVLEMPPHALENSSSSFFLRGPQTLITNYQQITVSSDREG; from the exons ATGGATTATCAAACCCTAATGATCGGACCTCCATATCATCTCTCCCGCCG GAGAGTGTTTCACCATGGTGAAGCATTCTGCTTTATGATGGTTCTGTTCCATATCATCATTATTCTGGCTAAGGGTGAACCATGTTCAATGAAGGGACAGCAAAACCAAGCAGAGTATGATGCATGTATGTCCTACAAACCCAATGAGGAGGATGGTTTTAGTGGTGATTTTTCATCTGGTTTCGTTCGTGTGAATCCCGTGCCTAGTCAAAGTCTTGATAGCGTGTGTTCTCATACAGACTTGTTCTGCTTTCCTCCCAGATTGCGGGGGTTTTTGTTTGAAGAGAATAATGCACAATCACAAGTGGAAGAAGCTTCTGGGGTTCAATCTGATGTTGCTTTGCCTAAAGGGTCAGATGAAGAGAACAGAAATATTAGTAGGTCATCCGATTCTTGTATTTTCAAGTTCTTGGGTGGAAGAACAATTTACTGTTATCTGAGTTACGAGGAATGTTACAATGAATTGCCTTGTAGTTGTATAAGAGGGAACAGAGCAAATGGTGTTTCTTTTGGTGAAGGGCCTTTGTCTGAtgataaatatgaaaaattgaaaccAAAAGCAGAAGACGAGACAGGCAGTTTTAACATTCTGGGTGGTTCTTTCCCTCATGTAGAAATCAACCCCCCTTTGCTTGACTGGGGGGAGAAGTATTtatattttccttcattagcTTTTCTAAATGTTAAAAATACACACAGAGACAGCACACTGACTGTATTTGAACCTTATGGAACCAATTCTCAGTTTTATCCTTGCAATTTCAGCGAAACGTTGTTGGCACCTGGTGAAACTACATCGATTTGTTTTGTGTTCTTGCCTACATTGTTGGGTCTCTCTTCAGCGCAGTTTGTCTTGCAGACAAGCTCTGGTGGTTTCTTGGTTCAGGCTAAGGGCTTTGCTGTTGAATCCCCATATCGCATACAGCCTTTAGTCGGTCTTGATATTTCCTCTAGTGGAAGGCGTAGTAGGAATCTTTCTTTGTATAATCCTTACAATGAAGCCATCCATGTGGAGGAGATAACTATTTGGACGTCTATTTCTTCAGGAGATAAGACCCGTTATGCGAAGGCAATTTGTAATATGAATAATGGTGAAGATTCAAACAATAATTTTAGCTTGCTTGGTGTTAAGGAGTGGTTGGATGTCAAGGGTGATGAACTTGGTATCCCTCTTGTTGCAATTAGACCCCATAGGAATTGGGAAATTGATCCTGACAAAACTGAAACCATCATAGAATTAGATTTCCCTAGTCATACTGGGGGAGAGATATTTGGTGCCTTTTCTCTGCAGTTGCTTAGCTCTTCCAAAGGTAAAGCTGATACAATTATAGTCCCTCTCAAAGCAGAACTGGGCAAGACGTCGGCTCACAATGAGCTCACAGATCCACTTTCTTTGTCTATTCAAACTGTAGAACCATGTGCTAATGATGGTACTAGTGTTGTTGCTGTGTCAGTGAGAAATGATTCTCCTTACATATTGAGCATTGTCAAGGTAAGTGAGGCTGGAGAGAACATCAAGCCTTTTCATGTCAGATATGTTGAGGGATTAATACTCTTTCCTGGCACTGTTACGCAAGTTGCTGTGGTCACTTACAGTTCCCCATCTGCTCAGTTACTTGATCCTCTGGTGCAGGCTCATGAAATGAGCATGAACTGTAAATTGCTCGTATCAACTAATGACTCGAGAACTTCTGAGATTGAAGTTGCTTGCAGGGATGTAGTCAGCCTTTGTTCAGGAGGTAAATATGACTCTTCAACCGGTCAAGAAGAACACTCTGATGAAGTAGAACTTGGAAATACAAGAGCAATCTCTTCAAGCAGTAGCATGCGGTCACCATTAGAAATGAAG GCTGTGGATACAACAATGGCAGATGAGTCGGTATTGAAGAACTGGAAATCTCATGCTACTGCAAGTGGCATGTCCGTACTGGATGAAAGTGAAGTTGTGTTTCCAGTGATTCAAGTCGGAAGTTATCACTCTCAGTGGATCACAATAGAAAACCCAAGTCTAAAACCAATCTTGGTGCAGCTTGTTCTGAACTCCTGGGAAATTATTGATGAGTGCAAGACTTCAGGAAGCCATTTGCAGCCTTCTCTATCCAGTAGAATAGTTGCTAACTATTCTATTGCTCCAAAGAGATACGGTTTTTCGCTGGCAGAAAATGCAGTAACTGAAGCTCTTCTTCACCCTTTTGGTAAAGCATCGTTTGGTCCAATTTTATTTCAACCTGCAGCTAGATGTCAGTGGAGAAGTTCAGCTTTGGTTAGGAACAATCTTTCTGGTGTGGAGTGGTTAACTCTCAAAGGATCTGGCGGGTTGCTTTCTTTGGTCTTGCTTGATGAGTCTGAACCTGTACAGAACCTGGATTTCAAATTAAACATGCCAGCCCCTCTTAATCTCTCTTCTTCGGGTGTGTTATACAACATAAAGGATAAATTTCATGCATGTTCTCTGTCGTTGTCAAAGGAGCTTCATGCAAAGAACGTGGGGGACTTTCCCCTGGAggtcaaaaaaattgaaatctctGGAACGGAGTGTGGAACAGATGGGTTCGTAATAAATGGTTGTAAAGGTTTTTCTCTTGAACCTGAGGAGTCTATAAAGCTTGTGATATCATATCATACTGATTTTTCCGTTGCCACTATACATAGAGATCTTGAACTGGCTTTGGCAACTGGCATACTTGTTATACCAATGAAAGCTAGTCTTCCTATCTGTGTGCTTCATTTCTGCAAGAGGTCTTTGTTCTGGATGAGGGTGAAAAGATTGctcgtcacaattctttttctaGCTTCTTTGTTCTTTCTGGTTCTTTGGTGCATCATACCCCAAGTGGTGGCCTTTGGCTCCCATGAGTGCTTGCCTAAGAGTGAAAAAAGCTATATGACATCTGTTAGTCATGCTGGAAAATTGTCTCGTATGCATCCCACTGAGAAACAGATTGGCAAGTTTGTCTTCTCCTTTAAATTGAACGGTTTGCTTAGGTCAATTGGGGAAGGTGAGGCTCTGTCAGTTGAAAGTTTCAGTACATGTGAAGATATTCAAGCTGTCTCCCAAAATCAAAGTGTAACTGATCAGAATGTGAATCATTGTGCAGGATATAACTCTGTATCAGATACCCAAAAGGGAATGGAAGTGTCATCCTCTACAGAGTCGGTAGCAATTCAgagttctgatacatatgaaACATCGAAAGCTGGTAATCTCACCGTCAAAAttggaaaagaaaaagggaGGAGGcggaagaagaaaaagaattctGCAACTGCTTTGGTTGGAGTTTTTGATGTTTCAAGTAGCCATAGTGGCAATTCTACACCATCGTCACCCTTGTctcctacctcaaattcaacaCCTAGTCGGCCATCTCCACAGTCTGCTGATGTGGATCGACCTGTTAAGCTCATCAATCCCTTTGCTGATGTTGGTAACCGTCAATGTAAAAAAAGTACACACTCCGAATTTGCATCTGAGAGGAATGTCTTGCAGAGAGAGGCAACATTAATGTTTGGTGGAAAAAAGGCTTGTCCTCCTCAAGAGAAGCCTGCTGCACCTAAAAGATCAGCCAGCAAACCTGTTCTTCTGCCATCAGCAACCTTCCCTTGTGCTGATAAATCTGCTCCTCGCTTGATGTGTCGTCAACCATTATTGGCTTCAAGTTCTGTAATTGCTCCACATTTGCGAGCTCCTGGATCTAAACCTCCAAATCAGATGGCAGTTAAAGCTGATGAAAAGACGGGTATAGAAGAAAAGTTTACTTATGATATTTGGGGTGACCATCTTTCCAATCTTCCCCCTGTAGGTAGGTCAAAGAAGGTATTGGAGATGCCTCCGCATGCTTTAGAAAACAGCTCCAGTAGTTTCTTTCTAAGGGGTCCACAGACTCTTATTACCAACTACCAACAAATAACTGTAAGTTCTGACCGTGAAGGTTAA